A segment of the Fusobacterium simiae genome:
TACAAAGATATCAAAAAAGACCTATTTACTGGTTAATGAACAGTGGTAAAAAGAATGCTTTTTCTTGTCTATTCTATATGCACAGATATGAACCTTTAACAGTTGCTAGAGTGAGGGCAGATTATTTAATACCTTATCAAGAAATGTTAGAAAATAAGAAGAAATTTATAGAAAAACAGTTATTAGATGATGATATAACTACTAAGGAAAAGAAAAATATAGAAAAGCAAGTAAAAGAATTGGATATATTGTTAAAAGAATTAAGAGAATATGCTAATGAAGTGAAACATATTGCTGAACAAAAAATACCATTAGATTTAGATGATGGAGTCAATATTAATTATGAAAAATTAGGGGTTATTCTTAAAAAAAGGTAGGGGAAATGGAAAAGATAAAAATTAAAATATTTCCAGCTTTTTATGGAGATTGTTTTCTTATTACTATTCAGGAAGAAGAAAAAGTTATAAATATTTTAATTGATGGAGGTTTATCAAAAACATATGAAGATTATTTAAAACCTATTTTGACTGAAATTGCGGAGAAAGGTGAAGAATTAACTTTACTTATTTGTACTCATATAGATTCTGATCATATAAGAGGGCTAATTTCTTTTCTTGCTGATAATAATACAAAAAAATATATAAATATAAAAGAAATTTGGTTTAATGGATTTGAACAAATTATTAATTCTGAGAGAAATCTTAGTGGAAATATTAAAAATTCAGATGAAAATATAATTGATGATATTATAAAAAAGGGCTATGAAGATGAATTTATCGAAACAACAAACATTAGCATAAAAGAAGGAATTTCATTATCAAGTTTAATAGAATACGGTAAATATAATCATAATACTATTTCTAATAAAAAAGCTATAGTTGATTCTTTAGAGAAAATAGAAATTTCCAAGAATATTTCAATAAAAATTATAAATCCAAATACTTATATTTTAAATAGATTAGAAAAAGAATGGCAGTCTGAAATGAATAAAAAAAATTTTTATTTTTCAATATCTAAAAATTTGAAGCTTGTAAGCTCATTTGAATTTTTAATATCAAGATTGAGAGATTACTATACTAAAGAAACAAATAAAATTTCATCAAAAGATAGTATAGAAGATTATTTGACTGATTTAAAGTCAGAAGATTACTCTATAGTTAATGAAAGTTCTATTTCTTTTATATTGGAAGCATATAATAAGAAGTTTTTATTTCTAGGAGATTCTATAATTAGAAATAAAGATAAGTGTAATATTATAAGTAATATAATTAATGAATATGGAGATTCTGTCGAGTTTGAAGTTATAAAATTATCACATCACGGTAGTAATTGTAATATAAGCAAAGATTTTATTAATATTTTTAAGGCAAAAGAATATATTTTTTCAACAAATTCTGAAAGATTTGATCATCCAGATATGGATGTTATAGCAAATTTAATATTAGAAAAAACACCAAAAGCTTTAATATTTAATTATCCTATTGAGAAAATTAAAATGATAGATAGAGATGATTGGAAAAATTTATATAACTATCAAATTATTATTCGAAAAGATGAAGATTTTTACTTAGAGAGGAGTTTTTAATGATTTTTCAAATAGAAAATATTACAGGAAAAATTTTAGAAAATAATAAAGTAGTCGGAACAGGATTTTTAATTACTCCAAATTTATTTATGACAGCAAGGCATAATGTACATAATAATGTAGATGGAGAACCAGATGAGAAAGAAGTTTTCATCAATTTAGCAGCAATAGGTCATATAAAAGGAAAAACCATAAATCTTAAAAAATCTTATTTAGAAAGAATAGACATAGTAATTATACAATTAGAAAATGCTATAACTAATATAAAACTAACAAAATTTTTTAAATTAAAAAATAGTTCTAAAGATTATATGTTTCGGACATATGGATACCCTAAAGAAAAGTTAGAAGGATTTTTTATAGAGGGAACAGTTATATCAGATACCATAAATTCCATTGAAAATAATGATTATATACTAAAAATAGAAGAACCATATTATTTACAAAGTTATAAAGGATTATCTGGAGCACCTATATTAATTGATAATTTTATTGTAGGAATAATAGTAGCAGAGGAAACAGAAGAAAATCTTCATGGAATTTCATTCAAATTAATAGATTCTTTATTAAATGAAATTAATATTGAAGAAAGAGAATTGACTTATATTTCAGCTGAAAAAATAAAAGAGTTTAAAGAAAAAATAAATTATAAATCATTATTAAAATATACTGAAGAAACTCTTAATGTAGCTGGTCCAAGATATTCCAAAATAAATTTAGAAAACCAAACTTTACAAAACCTAAAAATATTTTTAGATGAAAATATTCCTCAAGAAAAACTTTTAAAATATTATAAAGAATTAATGAATGAATTAAATTTTTTAAAAGAATGTTACACATATTCTGAATATACAAAAGCATTGCTTTTTATAGATACTTCTATTATTGAAATTAAAAAAATAGAGAAATTTTTATCTAAAATATTAGAAGAATTAAAAAAAATATTAGAAGAAAATATGAATGAAAATAACATTGAATTTTTTAATAATTTAAAATTAGAAATCCCAAATGTAATTGGAAACATAAAAAATATTTTCAATGATGAAATTATTAGATTTGATAAAAAGTATGGAAAAAATGCTTTCTATAATGAAAAATGGAGAGGAGCAATGGCAAGTTATCAGTGTGAATTTCCTTGTGCAAATTTAGATACATTAAAAAATTTAGAAAAAACTCTTAATGATTTTATGTCTTTTTTTGATAATAATTATCTTGATTTAATTTTTTCTAAAACTCTTTTATTGAAAGGAATAGGTGGAATAGGAAAAACACATACTCTTTGTGATATTACTAATTATAGAGTTCAAAATAATAATTTATGTTTTTTATTTTTTGGTAATTATTTTAGT
Coding sequences within it:
- a CDS encoding MBL fold metallo-hydrolase, whose translation is MEKIKIKIFPAFYGDCFLITIQEEEKVINILIDGGLSKTYEDYLKPILTEIAEKGEELTLLICTHIDSDHIRGLISFLADNNTKKYINIKEIWFNGFEQIINSERNLSGNIKNSDENIIDDIIKKGYEDEFIETTNISIKEGISLSSLIEYGKYNHNTISNKKAIVDSLEKIEISKNISIKIINPNTYILNRLEKEWQSEMNKKNFYFSISKNLKLVSSFEFLISRLRDYYTKETNKISSKDSIEDYLTDLKSEDYSIVNESSISFILEAYNKKFLFLGDSIIRNKDKCNIISNIINEYGDSVEFEVIKLSHHGSNCNISKDFINIFKAKEYIFSTNSERFDHPDMDVIANLILEKTPKALIFNYPIEKIKMIDRDDWKNLYNYQIIIRKDEDFYLERSF